A window of Rhipicephalus microplus isolate Deutch F79 chromosome X, USDA_Rmic, whole genome shotgun sequence genomic DNA:
gtgcatttcgcctccacctaaagGCGATCGATGCGGCCGTAATCAGACCCGTCATTTACGCCTAAACTGCCGACCGCAGTAACGACTGCACCATCGAGCCCGCATACGTCATAAATGCAATTCGTTCTATCCGCCCAAGCGAAACTTCCTTACAAGCGAAGCGCAGCCACAAGCCACAGCATATTAATCTTCAAACCACACGCTCTTACCTAATGCTCATGGCCAGGCAGTCGTGCGCCGAAATTGTAGGCCGGTGGTTTGTGTCCTGCTTGGATATTGCGGGGCGCAGCAGTTCGAGCAAAGTATCGAACGTTCGTGGCGGCATCCGCATGAAGCTAACCACCAAAAAAAGAATGAGATAACATGTTATGCACTATCTTATAAGCACGTAAAACAACGATAAActtactctcggaaatactcctcgtcgtgcgaGCGCAAGTCGGGAAGCAGACGCCCTGTGTGGACAGCCACTTCTCGCGAGCGAAGGGACGGTCTCACCCaccaccgccttgcttgctttgaacGTTTtcgtgctgccagcgctgacacgttGGCTGAGCACATCAGCACCGCCACAACCTCTTCTTCATCACTCGACTCGAAGTCTATGATGCTGCCGGGAGAACGCTACGCAAACACAGCCGTCAAAAACAAACGCATCGCGCTCAGCGGGCTCCGTATCTGATCAGCTGATCGTCGCCGGTCGCCCAAGttctcgttgataacgagatctgtacgtgactctccgggtttgcgacttccggtcgctcgcatgaatccttgccggtgtgaacgtcgctcgcagtttggtcgccagtcgcaaatggtcgcgcgaccgcggctagtcgccggtgtgcaccaaccttTAAGTACGACGacaccaggggcggcgccaggatgtttttactgggggggcaaccacgaaaagtgagttcctccgggggggcaagctagctctgctcctactaggttttcaatatatgcttccgggcacttgggtgggcatagggggggcaggcgagaattttgggggggctccagcccacccttgccccccccctggcgccgcccctggacGACACTATGAGAAGGCAACTCCTTGGTTGTGATGTATACTGTAACCATCCGCTAGTGAACTAATGTTGAGAGTCTAGCGACTTGTACGCTTTCGTCAGGTCAAGGGAAATGTAATTCGTCGACAGTACTAAGTAGTTCATAATGTTGACGTGGGTGACcgtcggattgattgattgatatgtggggtttaacgtcccaaaaccactatatgattatgagagacgcaatggGTGACCGTCGGAGGCAGGCTTGTATCGAGGGCGGCTTGAGCACCAACCTGTAGCTTGGGACTTAAGTGCGTGCTTAACTAAATAACGAAGCAATAGTTTGTTTCGTATGCCTGATTTATGGCGCGTGCTGTGTACATTTGCTCAATTGGAGGCGGGCAGCGCTTGGACCATGTTTGCTTTAACATAGGAGTATACTGGAGAATATAATCGTATATCCGTACACGCTCAAAAATGAGCCTCAATACACTGACCTTTTTACTACAGCGTCGTTCTCTGGTGGGGTGCCTGATCCAAACCCTCTGGAGGACTTATtcttcctcaaaaaaaaaaaaaagaaaaatagtggtgtgcttatatttaaatatatatgtaACTGTTAGGGTTTAgcgaaccacgatatgattttgtagtggaaggctccgcccATTTCAGCCCGCTGGGaatctttaacgtgcccctattTCTAAGCTCACGggccattttcgcctccatcgaaaatgtggccgggagtccatcccgcaacctgcgaaTCAGCACTTGAGCACCATAACGGCAGACTACCGTACCGGGTCaattttaaatattcattcttcccatCAGCAGTGGAAGAGTGGAACAAACTGCCACGTGAATGCGTTAATCTTTACTGTGCAGATGCATTTGGTCGGAATGTggaaagcctgttttatgaagagtaaaagcaacttttgttttttgatgtttgtgagcgcttccgaACACACTGATCACTGTACCACCTGCTAATACCTCGGCGATGTTTTGTGATCATGATTTTGTGCAATTGCTTTCAtcgttcaagttttcttttcaccagcatcttgtgattctgttttcttttgctatgtgcgatattgcctggtttgtacgcgacTGAGTATATTTGCCCGCCCGccctgtatgagcctgagaaaggcttacagtattaaataaaaaaataaataaataaatagcactGTTCAGCCGACGAAAAGCAAGATGGCGCCGACGAAGTGCCCGAGCGAACGATtgattaatgtttttttttttttttttgaagatgagGAATGTGAAGTCTAATAAACGCCTACCGTATGAATGCAAGGGTACACTTTTGAAAAGAGTCGGCATTCACTAAATAAATACGAACCGTTTACTTGTAATAAAAAGCCTTTACGTCTCATGTCAGCGAACATAGTATAGTAAAACTATAGGTTACATGTTATAGTAAAACTCACCGCCTGGTTAGCTAGTGAATAGCACTAACTCGAACTGTACAATCCGTTACTAGCTGCGTTGTCAGTCTGGTTACTAAGTTGCTAATGTGATTAATAACACTAGTGAACTGCAATTGCTCAACAAGAGATAcgcctttttttttagtttatatgtgtgCCGTTTGCATTGTCATATTAAGTTTGTTTATCAAACATACGCCGTTACGTCAAATAAAAAGTGAAACGGTGCGTGCGGTTTTATCTCTTGTTTTCTTCGTGCATTATATAGCTAATTGTCCCAAGTAATTAATGGGGTAAGTGCacgtcgaaaaaaaaatgtacacgaATTCACGAACGAACCATGAATGCACACGAACACACGTAATAGAGCGTTAGTGCCGCGGGTCTCGCAGGCAGCTTGTGTTGATGGATCAGCGGAGAGTAGGGCCCAGTTTCGGTGGCACCTGCGCTATAGCACACCTTGAAAACGAGCAATGTTTATTCATCACGATGTGCGTGAATAATTGAATCTTACAGGGTATTTTCGTCACTCGAGACCGGATtgtaggcaaatgcctattttgttccttgcgttcctaTCGTGCCATTTTGATGTATGAGCATGAGTTAGAGGTTAAAAAGGGCCTCTTTGGTGTTTTTATAGTTCCTATAAATGCTTAATTTGGGGTGTTCGTGCCTAAATGCCTATAAttcctataaatgcctattttccagATGAGCGCATACATGAGAGCTATTCAAGCCCACATTTCGTTTTCTAGCGTGGTGTGAAGCCGTTATTTAtgtaaaaaaggcaacattgaCGTTTCCAAACACTAAAAGGCTCGACGAAAACAAAGCTGACTTGCTGCGAGCGATTGGAG
This region includes:
- the LOC142774997 gene encoding uncharacterized protein LOC142774997; translation: MCSANVSALAARKRSKQARRWWVRPSLRSREVAVHTGRLLPDLRSHDEEYFRDFMRMPPRTFDTLLELLRPAISKQDTNHRPTISAHDCLAMSIRYAKEVRDKLAHYFVTDGQVPLAGQSGAQQLRRTR